The genomic segment AACGAGCGGTCGGCCACCCGGTCCAGTTCGCGGTGCGCCAGCGGCAGGTCCGTCGCGATCACGATCATCACGGACCCGTCGCCATCGCCCTGGTCGCGGGCGCCGCGCAGGCCGGCCGCAGCGAGCTTCTCTCCCACGCGCACGCCGTCGATCCGCAGCGAGCCCCCGAAGTTGCTCTGCACGAGCACGCCGACGGTCACGATCCGCCCGCCGATCTCCACCCGCCGGGACGAAGTCCCGATGCCGCCCTTCCAGCCGAAGGCGATCGTCCCCGTCCCCGCCCCGACCGTCCCCTCCTCCACCGGGCCGCCGGCCGCGGTCCGCAGCGCCTCGCGCACGTGTTCGGGCCGGATCGGGCGGACGCGGATGTCGCTCAGGTACCCGTCGTTCGTCTCGCCGACGACCGGGTTCATCGACCGTACCTCGCGGTTCGCCGGGAGCGACAGGAGGGTATCGAGGAGCGCGTCCGCCGCCCGGAACACGCTCAGCGTCCCGGTGAGGAGGATCGGCGTCTCGATCTCGCCGAGTTCGTTGACCTGACTCAGCCCCACCAGCTTCCCGAACCCGTTTCCGACCGCGATGGCCGCCCGCACCCGCCGCTCGAACACGTTGTCCCCGTGCGGAAGAATCGCCGTGACCCCCGTGCGGATCGAGTCGGCCTCCCACACGGTGCGGTGGCCCACCCGCACGCCGGGCACGTCCGTGATCGCATTCAGCGGCCCCGTCGGCAGCCGCCCGATGAGGACGCCCGCCTCCCGCGCCCGCGGCCGCTCCCCGTCGGCCGGCCGCGCCTCCTGGCCTACAGCGTCCGCAGGCGGAAACACCGCCATCGCCGCGAGGACGAGCGCCGCCGGGGTCCCTGCCCCTGCCCTCCTTGCGGTCCCGCTAGTTCTCACTGCTGATGGTCGCCCGCTCGATGTAGTCCAGTTCGGCGAACTCCGCCTCCAGGTAGACGTTCCCCTCCTCCTGGATGCGTCCCTGGCTCGGCCCGCTCCCGCCCGGCGCTCCCTCGCCGTACTCCGAGTAGAGCGCGTCGACAACCTCCATCCCCGAAATCACTTCACCGATGGCGGCGAATCCCATCCCATCGAGGCGCGAGTTGTCGCCGAAGTTGATGAAGAGCTGCGTGCTGCGGCTGTTCGGCATGGACGTCTGCGCGAAGCTGATCCGCCCGCGCGTGTTCCCGACCACCACCGGATCGTCCTGGATGTTCGCGTCCCGCCACGCGCTCTGGATCTCCGGATTCCCGTTGATCCCGAACTGCGCCATGAAACCGGCGATCACGCGGAAGAACCGCACGTCGTCGAAGAACCCGTTCTCCACCAGGTTGTAGAAGCGGTCCACGCCGTTGGGGGCCCACTGGCGGTGGGCCTCCACCACGAACGTGCCCTTCGAGGTCTCGAAGCGCGCCTGAAAAGTCTCCGGTGCCGTCATGTTCACCTCTGCAGAAGCCGGGTCCCCGAGGAATTCGCTCGGCCCTCCGCCCCGTTCGCAGGCGGTCACCGCCAGCAGACACCCGAGGAGCAGCCAACCCGGCCTGAAACCGGACCTGGATAGACGCGACCGTACCATCTCGACCCCCGTCAGCTTCTTGTGTGTTTTGAGTGCGCCCCGCCGGGCCATTGCCACGGCCTGCGGGCGGGCGTGCCGTCAGATACGGCGTGCCACGATGTAACGATATGCGACCGGAATTGCGACGAGCACGAACAACGTACTCGAAATCAACCCGCCGATGGTCGCCAGCGCGAGCGCGTTCCAGATGTTCTGATCCTGGGACGGGGCGAAGAGGACGAGCGGCAGGAGTCCGAACACCGTCGTGAGCGTCGTCATGAGGATGGGGCGCACGCG from the Candidatus Palauibacter polyketidifaciens genome contains:
- a CDS encoding P1 family peptidase, coding for MFPPADAVGQEARPADGERPRAREAGVLIGRLPTGPLNAITDVPGVRVGHRTVWEADSIRTGVTAILPHGDNVFERRVRAAIAVGNGFGKLVGLSQVNELGEIETPILLTGTLSVFRAADALLDTLLSLPANREVRSMNPVVGETNDGYLSDIRVRPIRPEHVREALRTAAGGPVEEGTVGAGTGTIAFGWKGGIGTSSRRVEIGGRIVTVGVLVQSNFGGSLRIDGVRVGEKLAAAGLRGARDQGDGDGSVMIVIATDLPLAHRELDRVADRSFMGLARTGSYMSHGSGDYAIAFSTGEGEAVRGGGALSRVFEAVVEATDEAVINSLFGATSVTGHRGRTVEALPLEPTLELLREAGVLGTPR
- a CDS encoding peptidylprolyl isomerase produces the protein MTAPETFQARFETSKGTFVVEAHRQWAPNGVDRFYNLVENGFFDDVRFFRVIAGFMAQFGINGNPEIQSAWRDANIQDDPVVVGNTRGRISFAQTSMPNSRSTQLFINFGDNSRLDGMGFAAIGEVISGMEVVDALYSEYGEGAPGGSGPSQGRIQEEGNVYLEAEFAELDYIERATISSEN